The following proteins come from a genomic window of Rubrobacter naiadicus:
- a CDS encoding respiratory chain complex I subunit 1 family protein, producing MTLPPVVLQILQVLTLLVFSPLVSGVISRVEAMLQARRGPSVLQPYYDIWKYFHKGRSVPEGVSPVFTLAPYVAFACYMTVAMLIPVLTSFGLPLGYMGDILGGAFVLSLAAFAVALAGLDSGSPYAGLGSSRAMMVSVLAEPTLIFVFFTVALISKTDLPYVMGETLRSSWGAVFSPTHVLSVAAFFLMILVDTGRIPIESHSSTLEFGMIDEARIFEHSGPEMALLKWGSAMKQFLLYTVFLNILVFPWGLSHDGSPSSVLVALLALLAKMMVVAAVVVAIESSFSKLRLFKIPEFMGAGFILSVLAIVTFYLGGR from the coding sequence GTGACGCTCCCTCCGGTCGTCCTGCAGATTTTGCAGGTACTCACCCTGCTCGTCTTCTCCCCGCTCGTAAGCGGCGTCATCTCGCGGGTCGAGGCGATGCTGCAGGCGCGCAGGGGCCCCAGCGTGCTTCAGCCCTACTACGACATCTGGAAGTATTTCCACAAGGGACGCTCGGTGCCGGAAGGCGTCTCGCCCGTCTTCACGCTCGCCCCCTACGTCGCGTTCGCCTGCTACATGACCGTCGCGATGCTCATCCCGGTGTTGACGAGCTTCGGGCTCCCCTTAGGGTACATGGGGGACATCCTGGGCGGGGCGTTCGTGCTCTCTCTGGCCGCCTTCGCCGTCGCGCTCGCCGGGCTCGACTCCGGCAGCCCCTACGCCGGGCTCGGCTCCAGCCGGGCGATGATGGTCAGCGTGCTCGCCGAACCGACGCTCATCTTCGTGTTCTTCACGGTCGCCCTGATCAGCAAGACCGATCTCCCCTACGTGATGGGCGAGACGCTCAGGAGTTCGTGGGGGGCGGTCTTCTCCCCGACCCACGTGCTCTCGGTCGCGGCGTTCTTCCTGATGATCCTGGTAGACACCGGGCGCATCCCGATAGAGAGCCACTCCTCGACGCTCGAGTTCGGCATGATAGACGAGGCACGCATCTTCGAGCACTCCGGCCCCGAGATGGCGCTTCTGAAGTGGGGCTCGGCGATGAAACAGTTTCTGCTCTACACGGTCTTCCTGAACATCCTGGTCTTTCCCTGGGGTCTCTCCCACGACGGGAGCCCCTCGAGCGTGCTCGTCGCGCTCCTCGCGCTTTTGGCCAAGATGATGGTCGTCGCGGCGGTCGTCGTCGCGATCGAGTCCTCGTTCTCGAAGCTGAGGCTCTTCAAGATCCCGGAGTTCATGGGCGCCGGGTTCATCCTCTCGGTGCTCGCGATCGTGACGTTCTACCTGGGAGGAAGGTAG
- a CDS encoding lipoate--protein ligase family protein, giving the protein MRCRMTPVQVLLNEGFEDAACGYALGSVLFEQVAAGRRPATLSITPSTRHVGVTRRDVRREGFEEAVRAAREEGYPVLVRSAGGGAIAASEGTFGFSIVSPDGRDMDPMERYELASSLLLGTLSRFGIAAEVGEVRDEFCPGDHSVRVGGYREGMKICGIAQRITRDAASVGGIVIVEGEEELARVLSRVYGAMGLPLRPGSVGSLRRAGSRAPLDEVVEALASEALERFGGERVRLDEGTRALAAARADEYGV; this is encoded by the coding sequence TTGCGCTGTAGAATGACCCCGGTGCAGGTTCTGCTGAACGAAGGTTTCGAGGACGCCGCCTGCGGCTACGCTCTGGGCTCGGTGCTCTTCGAGCAGGTCGCTGCGGGCAGGCGCCCGGCGACGCTCTCGATCACGCCCTCCACCCGGCACGTCGGCGTGACCCGGCGCGACGTGCGCCGGGAGGGTTTCGAAGAGGCCGTACGCGCCGCCCGGGAGGAGGGATATCCGGTGCTGGTGCGTTCTGCGGGAGGGGGTGCGATCGCGGCTTCGGAGGGCACGTTCGGGTTCTCGATCGTAAGCCCGGACGGGCGGGACATGGACCCGATGGAGCGCTACGAGCTGGCCTCCTCCCTGCTCCTCGGCACCCTCTCGCGCTTCGGCATCGCGGCGGAGGTCGGGGAGGTCAGGGACGAGTTCTGCCCCGGCGACCACAGCGTCCGCGTCGGGGGATACCGGGAGGGGATGAAGATCTGCGGGATCGCCCAGCGGATCACCCGCGACGCCGCGAGCGTCGGGGGGATCGTGATCGTCGAGGGCGAGGAGGAGCTGGCGCGGGTGCTCTCGCGGGTCTACGGAGCGATGGGGTTGCCGCTGCGGCCGGGGTCGGTCGGGAGCCTGCGGCGCGCCGGAAGCCGGGCTCCCCTGGACGAGGTCGTCGAGGCGCTCGCCTCGGAGGCCCTGGAGCGCTTCGGGGGCGAGCGCGTCCGGCTCGACGAGGGGACCCGTGCCCTGGCCGCGGCTCGCGCGGACGAATACGGGGTGTAG
- a CDS encoding HEAT repeat domain-containing protein, whose translation MKSRIGDVGRLVERLRSCELAEVDELARAFESLGVTEVPEGIEELARSGDYTRRYAAAVCGGAIGDGRFLGDLLVLASDEVGLVRRAAARSLGRLGDRGAVPALVFLARDRDPQVRAEAARSLGGLGAGERVLRELVRDRSWSVRRVALWALAEVAGERAAGVLEEALEDPEPRVREAVVPLLVRVHHLEPVFEALACDPSTDVRRVAAESLARSKAHRAAPPLFEALCREGPGLRPYALRALHEILGEGAGAFLAGLLRSPQAEERRAAVDALAWLGAREQAPELLPLLEDPDPEVRFAAVRAVGDLEAREGLLPLYALLRGEDPGLRNAAARALSKVPGAFALLREAAEDPRPEVAQAALGALATRGRADAR comes from the coding sequence ATGAAGAGCCGAATCGGGGACGTCGGACGGCTGGTGGAGCGGCTGCGCAGCTGCGAGCTCGCCGAGGTGGACGAACTCGCCCGGGCCTTCGAGTCCCTCGGCGTCACGGAGGTTCCCGAGGGGATCGAGGAACTGGCGCGCAGCGGCGATTACACCCGCCGCTACGCCGCCGCGGTGTGCGGTGGGGCCATCGGCGACGGGAGGTTTCTCGGGGATCTGCTCGTCCTCGCCTCGGACGAGGTGGGGCTGGTGCGGCGGGCGGCGGCGCGCTCGCTCGGGAGGCTCGGGGACCGTGGGGCGGTGCCGGCGCTCGTCTTCCTCGCCCGCGACCGTGACCCGCAGGTAAGGGCGGAGGCAGCCCGCTCGCTGGGAGGACTCGGTGCGGGGGAGAGGGTCCTCCGGGAGCTCGTGCGCGACCGGTCCTGGAGCGTACGCCGGGTGGCGCTTTGGGCCCTCGCAGAGGTCGCGGGGGAGAGGGCGGCCGGGGTGCTCGAAGAGGCTCTCGAGGATCCCGAGCCCCGGGTGCGGGAGGCGGTGGTGCCGCTGCTCGTACGCGTGCATCACCTCGAGCCCGTCTTCGAAGCTCTGGCCTGTGACCCCAGCACCGACGTGCGCCGGGTGGCGGCGGAATCGCTCGCCCGCTCGAAGGCCCACCGGGCGGCGCCACCGCTCTTCGAGGCGCTCTGTCGGGAGGGGCCGGGGCTCAGGCCGTACGCCCTCCGCGCCCTTCATGAGATCCTCGGCGAGGGGGCCGGGGCCTTCCTCGCCGGTCTTCTACGTTCTCCGCAGGCCGAAGAGCGCCGCGCCGCGGTCGACGCCCTGGCCTGGCTCGGGGCCCGAGAGCAGGCCCCTGAACTCCTGCCGCTCCTGGAAGATCCCGATCCCGAGGTCCGCTTCGCCGCGGTGCGGGCCGTGGGGGATCTCGAGGCGCGCGAGGGACTCTTGCCGCTCTACGCGCTCCTCAGAGGGGAGGATCCCGGGTTGCGCAACGCGGCGGCCCGGGCGCTCTCGAAGGTGCCGGGCGCGTTCGCGTTGCTGCGGGAGGCCGCGGAAGACCCGCGGCCGGAGGTCGCTCAGGCCGCGCTCGGCGCGCTCGCGACGCGGGGAAGAGCGGATGCCCGGTGA